Genomic DNA from Fibrobacter sp. UWEL:
ATTAAATTTTAGAAAATAGCCCATTTTTTGTTTAATTTAGGCGAAAGTCAACAAAAAAGGGTGGCGAAGCCACCCACACATGTTGATGAAGAGCCGTTTTTGGTCTCAGAATTTGCCCTCCAATTTGATTCCTGGTGCACGAATGGCTTTTGCATTGGTTGGAGGTGTTTTTTTATATTATCTAATAAAATGGATTCAGAAACGACAAAATAAACATGTCAATTCCTAAGATTATTCATTTCTGTTGGCTTAGCAAAGATCCGTATCCGGAGCTTGTTCAACACTGCATTCAGAGCTGGAAAGAAAAACTACCAGACTATGAAATAAAAATTTGGAATACGGAATCCTTTGACATACATTCAGTCCTTTGGGTTGAGCAAGCCTGCGAAGCGAAGAAATGGGCTTTTGCTGCAGATTATATTCGTTTATACGCTCTTTATAACTATGGTGGCATTTATCTCGATAGCGACGTGGAGGTTCTGAAGTCGTTTGATGACTTGCTTGATTTACCCTATTTCTTTGGACGAGAACATTTCTTTGATATGATAGACGCTTCAAATACAATTGAAGCTGCAACCATGGGATGTGAAAAAGGTAATTCGATTATTAAGGCTTGTTTAGATTTTTATCAGTGTCGCCAGTTTATAAAGCCAAATGGTGAATTAGATATGTTGATTCTCCCTTATGCCATGAATCAAATTTTTGCAAAATACAGAGTGCAGGACATTCAATCTATATCTGAATTTGATTGTGCTGAGGGAAGAATATGTTTGCTGCCTATGGACTATTTTAGTCCTAAGAATACTCGTACCCTTGAAATAGGGGCTACTCCAAATACATATAGTATCCATCATTTTAATGGGTCATGGTATACGAAAGCTCAGCAGGAACATGTTCGTTTGAGAATTGATCTTTGCAAAAGGTTTGGGGAACGCCTCGGAGAGGTCTTGGCTACTGCTGCGGCAATCTACTTTCACTGTAGATATGAAGGCTTTTTGTACACTATGAAGAAGATGGGGACTAAAGCAGTCGAAAAATTTGTTTCTTTGAGGGCAGGCTTGAAATGAGCTGTTCTGAGCCTTTGGTTTCTGTAATTGTTCCCGTGTATAATGTGGAATGTTTTTTGAAGGAATGTCTTGATTCCATTGTTATGCAAAAATACAGGAATCTTGAAATTTTACTTATTGATGATGGTTCTTGTGATAGTAGCGGCTTAATTTGTGATCGGTATGCGAGTCAGGATCGTCGAATTCGTGTAATTCACAAGGATAATGCGGGACAAGCCTCTGCGAGAAATTTGGGCTTATCTATATCGAATGGAGAGTTCTTTTGTTTTGTAGATAGCGATGATATCGTATCTCCTTTTTTTGTAAAAGTTCTAGTGGAAACCTGCCTGTTGCTTGACTGCGATATTGCGTGCTGCGATGTTTCTTCCTTTAATAAAGAAGTAAACTTTGTCGCCAATAAAATGTGTCCGTATGGTGTACGTAATGCTGAAAAACAGGAAATCTTTTCGAAGTATTCATCGCTTAAGCTAACGGATTCGATTCCAGTAGTTTCTTGTTGGAATAAAATGTATAGGTTTTCGGCATTCCCAAACTTTCGTTTTGAAGAGGGGATGGTGTATGAAGACGCCGCAAGCATGTTCCGTCTTTTTGATCAATCAATGAAGACTGTTTTTGTCGATTGTACTTTATATGCATATAGAAAGAATCCATCGAGTACAACCGTTCATCGATTTAATGAAAAAAATCTTGATGCTTTAAAGGCTTTCCGTCTTTCACTTGAGTATTTTCTAGCAAAGAATGAAAATGATATAGCGAATCTTTTCTATAGGCCTTTGATGATGCATGGACTCTTTTGTTGGTGGGGTGAAAAATATATTTCAAAAAACATATTGTTGAGTTCTGAAATACTTGATTCCTGCAGAAATGATTGCGAGTCTTTTTTTAAGTTATCAAAGAATCGATTCTTTACGGATTATATCCTTGCTGTTTTTATTCGATT
This window encodes:
- a CDS encoding glycosyltransferase family 2 protein, with product MSCSEPLVSVIVPVYNVECFLKECLDSIVMQKYRNLEILLIDDGSCDSSGLICDRYASQDRRIRVIHKDNAGQASARNLGLSISNGEFFCFVDSDDIVSPFFVKVLVETCLLLDCDIACCDVSSFNKEVNFVANKMCPYGVRNAEKQEIFSKYSSLKLTDSIPVVSCWNKMYRFSAFPNFRFEEGMVYEDAASMFRLFDQSMKTVFVDCTLYAYRKNPSSTTVHRFNEKNLDALKAFRLSLEYFLAKNENDIANLFYRPLMMHGLFCWWGEKYISKNILLSSEILDSCRNDCESFFKLSKNRFFTDYILAVFIRFPFLYSAYRRLMPGLIGDR
- a CDS encoding glycosyltransferase family 32 protein codes for the protein MSIPKIIHFCWLSKDPYPELVQHCIQSWKEKLPDYEIKIWNTESFDIHSVLWVEQACEAKKWAFAADYIRLYALYNYGGIYLDSDVEVLKSFDDLLDLPYFFGREHFFDMIDASNTIEAATMGCEKGNSIIKACLDFYQCRQFIKPNGELDMLILPYAMNQIFAKYRVQDIQSISEFDCAEGRICLLPMDYFSPKNTRTLEIGATPNTYSIHHFNGSWYTKAQQEHVRLRIDLCKRFGERLGEVLATAAAIYFHCRYEGFLYTMKKMGTKAVEKFVSLRAGLK